A portion of the candidate division KSB1 bacterium genome contains these proteins:
- a CDS encoding efflux RND transporter periplasmic adaptor subunit produces the protein MNKTATFFFALLLLAWGLSGCGSKQDNTGEAKKTEAKLIKVQPVGRHRLVERLQLPATLRAENVANILSTSEGKISQLLVREGDRVEADAVVATISPLVREDIINSARLWVEAKKGTLSNDPHNPVLQREYEQARQDYQFALQQYKEIHITSPIAGVVSRRWVDVGDMVQAKVKLFEIQSSGKLLAEVPVSELDIGKLRLGQTGDIFADACPSKQFTGVVQRIYRQAEAKTRNGIVEMRVIDPCPNLKPGMFVRVTFVTRTLENAVAIPSQAVIERPQKQTCFVVEESKAKEVVLRTGLEVEGWVEVLEGPAPGDMLVVEGQEQLKSGSAVKVQAPLVR, from the coding sequence ATGAACAAGACAGCAACTTTCTTCTTCGCATTGCTTCTGTTGGCGTGGGGTCTGTCTGGGTGCGGGTCAAAGCAGGACAACACCGGAGAGGCCAAGAAGACAGAAGCAAAGTTGATAAAGGTGCAGCCTGTGGGCAGGCATAGATTGGTGGAAAGGCTCCAGCTGCCGGCAACCCTGCGCGCCGAGAATGTCGCCAACATCCTGTCTACCTCTGAGGGCAAAATCTCCCAGCTGCTGGTGCGTGAGGGAGATCGAGTAGAGGCCGACGCTGTTGTCGCCACGATCAGCCCGCTGGTGCGCGAAGACATAATCAATTCCGCGCGCCTCTGGGTCGAGGCCAAAAAGGGGACACTGAGCAATGACCCACACAACCCGGTTCTGCAGAGAGAATACGAACAGGCCCGGCAAGACTATCAATTCGCCTTGCAGCAGTACAAAGAGATCCACATTACCTCTCCCATCGCAGGCGTGGTGTCGCGGCGATGGGTTGACGTAGGCGACATGGTGCAGGCTAAGGTGAAGCTGTTCGAGATTCAGAGTAGTGGAAAACTGCTGGCGGAAGTGCCAGTTTCAGAACTGGACATTGGTAAACTGCGCCTTGGTCAGACGGGTGACATTTTCGCGGACGCCTGCCCATCAAAGCAATTCACAGGCGTCGTACAACGCATCTACCGGCAGGCCGAGGCAAAGACCAGGAACGGAATAGTAGAGATGCGGGTTATCGACCCCTGCCCGAATCTCAAGCCTGGCATGTTTGTCAGGGTCACTTTCGTGACGCGCACCCTGGAGAACGCTGTGGCGATTCCGAGCCAGGCGGTAATTGAACGTCCGCAGAAACAAACCTGCTTTGTGGTGGAGGAAAGCAAGGCGAAGGAAGTGGTGCTGCGAACCGGCCTCGAGGTGGAAGGCTGGGTAGAGGTCCTCGAAGGACCTGCGCCGGGGGATATGCTTGTGGTCGAGGGCCAGGAGCAGTTGAAAAGCGGTAGTGCGGTGAAGGTCCAGGCCCCGCTGGTAAGGTGA
- a CDS encoding efflux RND transporter permease subunit, producing the protein MKFMQPGARLVVAQQKMKGIGKVGESYDIRVMMPETNIRSRQDIENLYLDAPGNLKLPLRTVAQVVPRLGPVEIVREDQMKQIVVSSDVTAGASVGDMANAVSAALSEIRLPEGYSFDLGGQVYMMKESQKTMLQIILFALFFAYVILAIQFNSFKQPLQILLGVPFSFVGVVAALLLTGFPAGATVLIGVIIMTGGIATQGVVLISFINEYRQKGLGLKEAILEAAPLRVRPILMTQATTVLGLLPLAINYGEGGDMLQPMAIAVIGRLLFSLLVTLLLLPCLYFVFERGGSRE; encoded by the coding sequence ATGAAATTCATGCAGCCCGGCGCCCGGCTGGTGGTGGCGCAGCAAAAGATGAAAGGCATCGGCAAGGTGGGCGAATCTTACGACATCCGGGTGATGATGCCGGAGACCAACATTCGCTCCCGGCAGGATATTGAGAATCTCTATCTCGATGCCCCGGGAAATTTGAAACTTCCGCTGCGCACCGTGGCTCAGGTGGTCCCACGGTTGGGGCCAGTGGAAATCGTACGGGAAGATCAGATGAAGCAGATCGTCGTCTCCAGCGATGTGACCGCCGGCGCCAGCGTTGGCGACATGGCCAATGCTGTTAGTGCCGCATTGTCTGAAATTCGTTTGCCAGAGGGGTATTCCTTCGATCTTGGCGGCCAGGTCTATATGATGAAAGAGAGCCAAAAGACGATGCTGCAGATCATCCTGTTTGCCTTGTTCTTCGCCTACGTGATTCTGGCAATTCAGTTCAACTCGTTCAAACAGCCATTGCAGATCTTGCTGGGCGTGCCGTTCTCATTTGTGGGAGTCGTTGCGGCACTGTTGCTGACCGGTTTTCCTGCCGGCGCCACGGTGCTTATCGGCGTAATCATCATGACCGGCGGCATTGCCACCCAGGGCGTGGTGTTGATCTCATTTATCAATGAGTATCGTCAAAAAGGGCTGGGATTGAAAGAAGCCATTCTCGAAGCCGCGCCCTTGCGCGTGCGCCCGATTCTGATGACCCAGGCGACCACGGTGCTGGGACTGTTGCCGCTGGCGATCAACTATGGCGAAGGCGGCGACATGCTGCAACCGATGGCCATTGCGGTGATCGGCAGATTGCTGTTCTCACTGTTGGTTACGCTGCTGCTATTGCCATGTCTGTATTTTGTCTTTGAAAGGGGAGGCTCAAGGGAGTAG
- a CDS encoding sulfite exporter TauE/SafE family protein translates to MPAIHFWLGYLATTAVGTTLFAVVLTAISGGYGHLIRKNLDVRATLWVGISGIVGVIIGSYLFKLLTARTALLGLILGLAFLWPAIRMIWEGLLQTKKPQAMGESIPGPTWGWVIMGLLIGILTGVVGLGGGYALVPGFIYLFGAPVYVTMGTSLATMIPLAVVGGGIKLLQGFVALGAGLLLAIGTVIGAQIGAAIIKKFKPTRLKFIFGLYFLYVSVKFVTAFLGVTIW, encoded by the coding sequence TTGCCAGCCATTCATTTCTGGTTGGGTTATCTAGCCACCACTGCAGTTGGCACCACGCTCTTTGCCGTGGTTCTTACCGCCATCTCTGGCGGCTACGGCCATCTCATCCGCAAGAACCTGGATGTGCGAGCCACGCTGTGGGTTGGCATTTCCGGTATCGTCGGTGTCATCATTGGTTCCTACCTCTTCAAACTGCTCACGGCACGCACGGCGCTGCTGGGATTGATCTTGGGATTGGCGTTTCTTTGGCCTGCCATCCGCATGATCTGGGAAGGGCTGTTGCAGACCAAGAAGCCTCAGGCCATGGGTGAGTCGATTCCTGGGCCCACATGGGGTTGGGTGATCATGGGACTGCTCATTGGCATCTTGACGGGCGTGGTCGGCTTGGGCGGAGGTTATGCGTTGGTGCCTGGTTTCATCTACTTGTTTGGTGCGCCGGTCTACGTCACCATGGGCACGTCGCTGGCAACCATGATCCCGCTTGCTGTGGTGGGTGGCGGAATCAAACTGCTACAGGGATTCGTGGCGCTGGGGGCGGGTTTGCTCTTGGCTATTGGGACCGTCATCGGCGCCCAAATAGGTGCTGCCATCATCAAGAAATTCAAGCCGACCAGATTGAAATTCATCTTCGGCCTGTATTTCCTCTATGTATCCGTGAAATTTGTCACGGCGTTTTTGGGGGTAACAATCTGGTAG
- a CDS encoding putative zinc-binding protein, producing the protein MEPQKEKAPLPKVGLFARSSGGSNTGSLTGLAALEVVRRLGSETVGICSLPATQNDVPRQSALVSKIEKIVVIDGCHNECVRQLLAGVGIQPDVYLNLETEPNLTKQGPFSSLAFTDDPVKRVAQRIIGCVQHVLKSGNSL; encoded by the coding sequence ATGGAGCCACAGAAGGAGAAAGCACCGTTGCCCAAAGTGGGGCTCTTCGCCCGCTCCAGCGGCGGCTCCAACACTGGCTCGCTGACCGGCCTGGCGGCCCTGGAGGTGGTGCGACGCCTGGGCAGCGAGACGGTCGGCATCTGCTCATTGCCGGCGACCCAGAATGACGTGCCCCGGCAATCCGCCCTGGTGAGCAAGATCGAAAAGATCGTCGTGATAGACGGTTGCCACAACGAGTGTGTCCGTCAGTTGCTGGCCGGGGTCGGCATCCAGCCCGACGTGTACCTGAACCTGGAAACGGAGCCGAATCTGACCAAGCAAGGGCCTTTCAGCAGTCTGGCGTTCACCGATGATCCAGTGAAGCGGGTGGCCCAAAGGATCATCGGCTGTGTCCAACACGTGCTTAAGTCGGGCAATTCTTTGTGA
- a CDS encoding efflux RND transporter permease subunit, producing MKLTTISIRRPVATLVLMATAVVLGIYGYFQLPTDFLPDITYPMIKVYVYWRGATPEEINDNIAEPIERTLATVDNLDYLEGSCIEGMYQLLVNFEFGTDVDVAYQDVVAKMGLATRKLPPDVDPPIMFKADPSQLPVVQLIVMSDGRDLVKLRTWVENVLQDQFLAVKGVAGTEIVGGLRREIRVHLDAERLAAYDLTLNQVIKRFQEENIERLAGRVTEGGREFILRTNAEFRNLDDIRNVVVLNDGKSMVRLKDLATVEDSHEEQRVITRFNGKPAIKVNILKQADANTVEIAHRVNELIRKVEDTVPPDIKFGTIENQADYIKGAIAGVRDSAIVAVLLVILVIFLFLGHWRQVVVMLIALPITILLNFFLMKILGFSINIFSLGGMVVAMGVVLDSSIVVIENITRLHLEKGSRSDTVADTATSEVALAVVASTLTFLALFMPFLLIPGLTSLLFRELILTIAGIVVVSLLVALTVTPMLTHYLVTSKGHRRERRSIADRFIQLIDRIYRRVLNGLLPLRWVVLAVFVLFMVAAVYLFRHVGSEFLPKVDDGRVMIKVILPTGTSVARTDSLLARLESVVKDDPYVDRYFTLSGGKVWGLVTYEVANEGEIDIELKKSAAVFD from the coding sequence ATGAAGCTTACTACGATTTCCATTCGCCGGCCCGTGGCCACGCTGGTGCTGATGGCAACCGCCGTGGTCCTCGGCATCTATGGTTATTTTCAATTGCCGACCGACTTTCTGCCGGATATCACCTACCCTATGATCAAAGTGTACGTCTACTGGCGCGGGGCTACACCGGAGGAAATCAACGACAACATCGCGGAGCCGATTGAAAGAACCTTAGCCACGGTGGACAATCTCGATTATCTCGAAGGCTCGTGCATCGAAGGCATGTACCAACTGCTCGTGAATTTTGAGTTCGGCACCGATGTGGATGTGGCGTATCAGGACGTGGTGGCCAAAATGGGTCTGGCGACCCGCAAGCTGCCGCCGGATGTGGATCCGCCCATCATGTTCAAAGCCGATCCCTCGCAACTGCCGGTGGTGCAACTCATCGTCATGTCCGACGGTCGGGATCTGGTCAAGCTGCGCACCTGGGTGGAAAATGTGCTGCAGGATCAATTTTTAGCAGTGAAAGGCGTGGCTGGAACCGAGATCGTGGGTGGTCTAAGACGGGAAATTCGCGTTCATCTCGACGCAGAACGGTTGGCAGCATACGATTTAACATTAAACCAAGTCATCAAACGCTTCCAGGAGGAAAACATCGAGCGGCTCGCGGGTCGGGTGACCGAAGGCGGAAGGGAATTTATTCTGCGTACCAATGCTGAGTTCCGCAACCTGGACGATATCCGCAACGTGGTCGTGCTTAACGACGGAAAATCCATGGTGCGGCTGAAGGATCTGGCAACGGTCGAAGACAGCCATGAAGAGCAGCGGGTGATTACCCGGTTCAACGGCAAACCGGCGATTAAGGTGAATATTTTGAAACAGGCCGATGCCAATACCGTTGAGATCGCCCATCGGGTGAATGAACTGATTCGGAAGGTGGAAGATACGGTGCCGCCGGATATCAAATTCGGCACGATTGAGAATCAGGCGGATTACATCAAAGGCGCCATCGCCGGGGTGAGGGATTCAGCCATCGTCGCCGTATTGTTGGTCATTCTGGTGATCTTTTTATTTCTCGGCCATTGGCGTCAGGTCGTGGTGATGCTGATCGCCCTGCCGATTACCATTTTGCTTAATTTTTTCCTAATGAAAATCCTCGGTTTTTCCATCAACATTTTTTCGCTGGGCGGAATGGTCGTGGCCATGGGCGTGGTGCTGGATAGTTCCATCGTGGTGATCGAAAACATCACCCGGTTGCATCTGGAAAAAGGGAGCCGAAGCGATACGGTAGCGGACACTGCCACCAGCGAAGTGGCGCTGGCCGTGGTGGCATCCACGTTGACCTTCCTTGCGCTGTTCATGCCGTTTCTGCTGATTCCGGGGCTGACCTCCCTGCTATTCAGAGAGTTGATCCTGACCATTGCCGGAATCGTGGTCGTGTCCCTGCTGGTGGCGCTCACGGTGACACCCATGCTCACCCACTATCTGGTCACCAGCAAAGGCCACCGACGGGAACGGCGCAGCATTGCCGACCGCTTCATCCAGCTCATTGACCGCATTTACCGACGCGTGCTGAACGGGTTGCTGCCGTTGCGCTGGGTGGTCTTGGCGGTTTTTGTCTTATTCATGGTAGCCGCGGTTTATCTGTTTAGACATGTCGGCAGCGAATTCTTGCCCAAAGTGGACGACGGTCGCGTGATGATCAAAGTCATCCTGCCCACCGGCACATCGGTGGCGCGCACCGATAGTCTCTTGGCCCGTCTCGAGAGCGTGGTCAAGGACGATCCTTATGTAGATCGCTATTTTACCCTGTCCGGCGGCAAGGTATGGGGACTGGTCACCTACGAGGTCGCCAATGAGGGCGAGATCGATATTGAATTAAAAAAGTCAGCGGCCGTTTTCGACTGA
- a CDS encoding TolC family protein: protein MALSRTQILQEKGRLGSLYGHFMKQVKLALFICAFFPGLLRAQGVAQDTVALSLSAALKEALSNNELLKKSAARTKAGQASLQQAEGELLPKVDANFSYGYLDIVPGFKRVVLGNIEHDLFPNIAVSQPLYTGGRLKHAKQAAAAEVQSLEQAFLSDQLNLKLAVTLDYYQLQSLRNQRQILLENRRQLEVQQRYARLLVEAGPMSQLELDRIGVAVATTDGNLLKIQDDYQAVSYELCLLLGRERSQLPLPQDSLQVIPFEQSFEALVPTALERNPIWKQLEYDLRKAEAKVKVQQAARLPQISAQAYCGYEFGLESFWFDRNKRNFWGLNAKMPLYEGNVIGAKIDEARANLEQIQWQREYFRKNLATQVQNSYARLKEKEQQLAIQQQAVELARQSYRLAMIEYHAGRRSNTGLLDIQKSLLNAQLTLNQAALDYAIARVRLLAVMGIL from the coding sequence ATGGCACTCTCGCGTACGCAAATCCTGCAAGAGAAAGGTCGCCTCGGCTCACTGTATGGGCATTTCATGAAGCAAGTTAAGCTTGCTCTGTTCATCTGCGCCTTCTTTCCTGGGCTGCTGCGCGCCCAGGGGGTGGCGCAAGATACCGTCGCCCTCTCCCTGTCGGCCGCGCTGAAGGAAGCATTGTCCAACAATGAACTGCTGAAAAAATCCGCGGCGCGCACCAAAGCGGGTCAAGCATCGCTGCAGCAGGCCGAGGGCGAGTTGCTGCCGAAAGTGGATGCCAACTTCAGTTATGGCTATCTGGATATTGTGCCGGGCTTTAAAAGAGTCGTGCTCGGCAACATCGAACACGACCTGTTTCCGAATATCGCCGTCAGCCAACCGCTGTACACCGGCGGCAGATTGAAACATGCCAAACAGGCTGCTGCGGCCGAGGTGCAGTCGCTGGAGCAGGCGTTTCTCTCGGATCAATTGAATTTGAAATTGGCGGTTACCCTCGATTATTACCAGCTGCAGTCGCTAAGAAACCAGCGGCAGATTTTGCTGGAAAACCGAAGGCAGTTGGAGGTGCAACAGCGCTACGCCCGCCTGCTGGTGGAGGCCGGGCCCATGTCCCAACTGGAGCTGGACCGTATTGGGGTTGCGGTTGCCACCACCGACGGCAATTTGCTCAAAATTCAGGACGATTATCAGGCGGTGTCGTATGAACTCTGCCTGCTGTTGGGAAGAGAGCGCTCCCAGCTTCCTCTGCCGCAGGATTCTCTGCAGGTGATTCCGTTTGAACAGAGCTTCGAAGCATTGGTGCCGACGGCGCTGGAACGGAATCCGATCTGGAAACAATTAGAGTACGATCTGCGCAAGGCTGAGGCAAAGGTCAAGGTCCAGCAAGCGGCTCGTCTGCCACAGATTTCAGCGCAAGCATATTGCGGGTATGAATTTGGCTTGGAGTCCTTTTGGTTCGATCGGAATAAACGCAATTTTTGGGGATTGAACGCGAAGATGCCGCTCTACGAAGGCAACGTGATTGGGGCGAAGATCGACGAGGCCAGAGCCAATCTGGAGCAGATCCAATGGCAGAGGGAATACTTCAGGAAGAATCTGGCCACGCAGGTGCAGAACAGCTATGCCCGGCTGAAAGAAAAAGAGCAGCAGCTCGCCATCCAGCAGCAGGCTGTGGAACTGGCGCGGCAGAGTTATCGGCTGGCTATGATCGAATACCATGCGGGAAGGCGCTCCAATACCGGTCTGCTGGATATTCAGAAGAGTCTGCTGAATGCTCAGCTGACCCTGAATCAGGCAGCACTGGACTACGCCATTGCTCGCGTCCGCCTACTGGCGGTGATGGGGATTTTGTGA
- a CDS encoding zinc ribbon domain-containing protein: MPTYEFKCLDCGHQFEVFAPISQKERGLELHCPKCGSEKMGEIFGSLIFVHKTGDVVPSGGSCCSRR; the protein is encoded by the coding sequence ATGCCAACCTATGAATTCAAATGTCTGGATTGTGGGCACCAGTTTGAGGTTTTTGCCCCGATCAGCCAGAAGGAAAGGGGCCTGGAACTACACTGCCCCAAATGCGGTAGCGAAAAGATGGGCGAGATCTTCGGTAGCCTTATCTTTGTGCACAAGACCGGCGACGTCGTGCCATCCGGCGGCAGCTGCTGCTCACGGCGATGA
- a CDS encoding NAD(P)-binding domain-containing protein produces MGGGRVTRLVLEGLCRAEGLPKQLLVYDPEANNLERLSTIVGDRPTEADLHRAVAEVADLMFLAVHPPVAVEVCEQIKPALKRDATIISLIPTITLRRLSEMLNGFNRIVRMTPTRRR; encoded by the coding sequence ATCGGTGGCGGACGGGTGACCCGGCTAGTGCTGGAGGGTCTGTGCCGGGCCGAGGGCCTGCCAAAACAACTCCTGGTCTACGACCCGGAAGCGAACAATCTCGAAAGACTATCGACCATCGTAGGCGACCGCCCGACCGAAGCGGACTTGCATCGGGCCGTCGCCGAGGTGGCCGATCTGATGTTTCTGGCCGTGCACCCACCGGTGGCGGTTGAGGTGTGCGAGCAGATCAAACCCGCGTTGAAAAGAGACGCGACCATCATCTCGTTGATCCCCACCATCACGCTCCGCCGCCTATCCGAGATGCTCAACGGCTTCAATCGCATCGTGCGCATGACCCCAACGCGCCGTCGGTGA